A window of Torulaspora globosa chromosome 8, complete sequence contains these coding sequences:
- a CDS encoding cation diffusion facilitator family transporter (ancestral locus Anc_8.792), with translation MKLTGKEIRICSLLALDTVFFLLELIIGYMSHSLALIADSFHMLNDIISLLVALWAVNVAKNRNADASYTYGWKRAEILGALVNAVFLVALCFTILIEAFQRLISPPEIENPKLVMYVGIAGLLSNFVGLVLFHDHGHSHGHSHGAGGDEHDVETQTHSHSHFYNATNGVEESNGSIDSNNGNIREVWPQSVVERISFEGTALLQKRDSDSKNGATKNKKVKSLNMHGVFLHVLGDALGNVGVIVAALFIWKTDYSWRFYSDPVVSLVITLIIFSSAIPLSRKCCRILLQATPSSISADAVQRDILSISGVRSVHDFHIWNLTESFFIASLHVQIDASPDRFSDIAKSIRSIFHSYGIHSATVQPEFIKGNASLDASRRFSMIAGGSSMSVDQESVDSSTQDPSPSAYGATAFGDRCLVDQAAKCNPNECLPK, from the coding sequence ATGAAACTTACTGGCAAGGAGATTCGGATATGTTCGCTGTTGGCATTGGATACGGTGTTCTTTCTGCTGGAGCTTATCATCGGTTATATGTCGCACTCGTTGGCGCTGATTGCTGATTCGTTTCATATGTTGAACGATATCATATCGCTGTTGGTGGCATTATGGGCTGTCAACGTTGCGAAAAACAGAAATGCCGATGCTTCTTACACTTATGGTTGGAAGAGGGCCGAGATCCTCGGAGCGCTGGTGAATGCTGTGTTTTTGGTTGCTTTGTGTTTCACCATCTTGATAGAGGCGTTCCAAAGACTGATCAGTCCTCCCGAGATCGAGAATCCAAAATTGGTTATGTATGTCGGGATTGCCGGTTTGCTGTCGAATTTCGTCGGGCTGGTGCTCTTCCATGACCATGGCCACTCGCACGGTCATTCCCATGGGGCTGGTGGCGATGAGCATGACGTGGAGACCCAGACGCACTCCCATTCACACTTCTACAATGCGACTAACGGTGTTGAGGAGAGCAACGGTTCCATTGACAGCAACAACGGCAACATCCGTGAGGTTTGGCCTCAGTCTGTCGTTGAAAGAATaagctttgaaggaacGGCGCTTTTGCAAAAGAGGGATAGCGATTCCAAGAACGGGGCCacgaagaacaagaaggtGAAGTCTCTCAACATGCATGGTGTGTTCTTGCATGTGCTTGGTGATGCGCTTGGTAACGTCGGTGTGATTGTGGCAGCATTGTTCATTTGGAAGACTGATTATTCCTGGAGATTCTACAGTGACCCTGTGGTCTCTTTGGTGATCACTTTGatcatcttttcttcagcgatACCGTTATCTCGTAAATGCTGCAGGATCCTTTTGCAAGCTACGCCATCAAGCATCTCTGCTGACGCGGTTCAACGCGACATTCTAAGCATTTCCGGTGTCAGATCCGTGCACGATTTCCACATCTGGAATTTGACCGAATCCTTCTTTATCGCATCGCTACATGTGCAGATCGATGCCTCGCCAGACCGTTTCTCCGACATCGCCAAGTCGATCAGGAGTATCTTCCACAGCTACGGCATTCATTCGGCCACGGTGCAACCTGAATTCATCAAGGGTAACGCTAGCTTGGACGCTTCGAGACGGTTTTCGATGATTGCCGGAGGCAGCTCGATGTCTGTAGACCAGGAATCTGTCGATTCGTCTACACAAGATCCTTCACCAAGCGCTTACGGTGCAACTGCTTTTGGCGACAGATGCTTGGTCGACCAGGCGGCAAAGTGTAACCCAAACGAGTGCCTGCCCAAATGA
- the DGK1 gene encoding diacylglycerol kinase (ancestral locus Anc_8.788), translating into MVEVGASTPSCNDATHSGSTELRKRKETTPAKKDDEIAEIDWDLHVPLTEIRLKSHEWFGEFITKHEVPRKVLHSSIGFITLYFYTQNVDYKKVKWPLVYGFVTLFILDLIRLRWKLFNRAYCRTVGALMRRKEIHTYNGVLWYLLGLIFAFSLFPKDVALIALFLLSWSDTAASTIGRKYGHLTPKVARNKSLAGSLAAFCVGVTTCFMFYGYFVPHYASFNSPGEISWTPETSRLSLATVSWLGGFVAALSEGIDLFNWDDNFTIPVLSSIFLHGVIRVFKK; encoded by the coding sequence ATGGTTGAAGTGGGTGCCTCGACACCGAGCTGTAACGATGCCACGCATAGTGGTTCGACAGaactgaggaagagaaaggagacAACACCAGCTAAGAAGGATGACGAGATTGCTGAGATAGACTGGGATCTGCATGTTCCCCTGACCGAGATCCGTCTCAAGTCGCATGAGTGGTTTGGCGAGTTCATCACGAAGCATGAGGTGCCCCGCAAAGTGTTGCATTCCTCGATCGGGTTTATCACCCTGTATTTCTACACTCAGAACGTCGACTACAAGAAGGTGAAGTGGCCATTAGTATACGGGTTTGTTACGCTGTTCATCCTGGATCTCATCAGATTGAGGTGGAAACTTTTCAACAGGGCCTACTGTCGCACAGTCGGGGCGCTGATGAGACGCAAGGAGATCCACACGTACAACGGTGTTCTCTGGTACCTGCTGGGCCTGATCTTTGCATTCAGCCTGTTCCCCAAGGACGTCGCGTTGATCGCACTGTTCCTGCTGAGTTGGTCCGACACTGCGGCGTCGACGATCGGAAGGAAATACGGCCACCTGACGCCCAAGGTGGCCCGCAACAAGTCCCTGGCAGGCTCCCTGGCCGCGTTTTGTGTCGGCGTCACTACATGTTTTATGTTCTACGGCTACTTTGTCCCACACTACGCCAGTTTCAACAGCCCCGGTGAGATTTCCTGGACCCCCGAAACCAGCAGACTGAGCCTTGCAACCGTATCGTGGCTGGGAGGGTTTGTCGCCGCTCTAAGCGAAGGcatcgatcttttcaactggGATGACAATTTCACCATCCCAGTTCTATCATCCATCTTCCTACACGGTGTGATACGTGTTTTCAAGAAATGA
- a CDS encoding uncharacterized protein (ancestral locus Anc_8.793) — translation MFSDSQSFFALFSVLGLLETVSAAPAALPDSQRSHHDHAAKRGGTCSFPNFEGMVAVQKDGQNGGWAMHSDQQCAYGSWCPYACKPGQLMGQWDPSVTSYSYPGSQNGGLYCDSNGNLQKPDNGRPYCYDGAGTVVAKNSAGGNVAFCQTVLPGNEEMLIPTDIGSGSSQTLAVPGPDYFAGTAAHYYVNPPGVSVADGCKWGDDSHPYGNWSPYVAGANQQSDGSTYVKIGWNPIYLDSSFKGTKPSFGIRITCDDESNCEGLPCSIDPSSSNVNDVSSSQSASGAGGGNFCVVTAKNGAKANIEVFSV, via the coding sequence ATGTTCTCTGATAGTCAATCATTTTTTGCTTTATTCTCTGTTCTGGGCCTCTTGGAGACTGTCTCGGCAGCGCCTGCAGCGCTGCCCGACAGCCAGAGGTCCCACCATGACCATGCCGCCAAGCGTGGCGGCACCTGCTCGTTCCCAAATTTTGAGGGGATGGTAGCGGTGCAGAAAGACGGGCAGAACGGCGGCTGGGCGATGCACAGCGACCAGCAGTGTGCTTATGGGAGCTGGTGTCCGTACGCATGTAAGCCCGGCCAGCTGATGGGCCAGTGGGATCCGTCGGTTACGTCGTACAGCTACCCTGGATCTCAGAACGGTGGCCTGTACTGTGACTCGAACGGGAACCTGCAAAAGCCGGACAACGGCAGGCCGTACTGTTACGACGGCGCGGGCACTGTTGTGGCAAAGAACTCCGCGGGCGGCAACGTCGCGTTTTGCCAGACGGTGCTCCCCGGTAACGAGGAGATGCTGATCCCAACAGACATCGGCTCTGGCTCGAGCCAGACGCTTGCCGTGCCCGGCCCAGACTACTTCGCGGGCACCGCGGCACACTACTACGTCAACCCTCCCGGTGTTAGCGTCGCTGACGGATGCAAGTGGGGTGACGATTCGCACCCATACGGTAACTGGTCTCCATACGTGGCCGGTGCCAACCAGCAGTCCGACGGATCGACCTATGTGAAGATCGGTTGGAACCCTATCTATTTGGACAGCTCTTTCAAAGGTACCAAGCCGTCGTTCGGTATCAGGATAACCTGTGATGACGAGTCCAACTGTGAGGGGCTGCCATGTTCGATCGACCCTAGCTCGTCCAATGTCAACGATGTCTCGAGCTCTCAAAGTGCTTCTGGTGCCGGCGGTGGTAACTTCTGTGTTGTCACTGCGAAAAATGGTGCCAAGGCAAACATTGAAGTGTTCAGTGTTTAG
- the HSP30 gene encoding Hsp30p (ancestral locus Anc_8.794), protein MVEFLLKGGNQAVSVNPPHDLDFHITKQGSSWLWAVTSVFGLLVVVYAILFFIAEMRSTSLVRYSLAAPLLVSLFMCFFYFTYASNLGWTGIQAEFGHVKVNTPVTGLNPGVRQIFYSRFVAWFLSWPLLLFLIELSSVSTAEQHGETFSVFDMIHSLLVQIFSAYFWIVALLVGALIRSTYKWGYFTFAAVSMLIMEAMLIRRQFVTLKTRAFNAAMLGFILVVVWLYFICWGLSEGGNRIQPDSEAVFYGILDLIVFAVYPAYLLFIIKAFGDWPAFSWKGGFARRVDEEHAEKPSGQTSVRQSGETAVPQTHVNHPAAAAATGPALAPTAEHPNVAAGHATTAHQTTTTAEIPAAIPVTRETA, encoded by the coding sequence ATGGTCGAGTTCCTTCTTAAGGGCGGCAATCAGGCGGTGAGTGTTAATCCGCCCCACGACTTGGACTTCCATATCACGAAGCAGGGTTCGAGTTGGTTGTGGGCGGTAACGTCGGTGTTTGGGCTTCTTGTAGTGGTGTATGCGATTCTGTTTTTCATTGCGGAGATGCGCAGCACCTCGCTGGTGAGATACTCGTTGGCGGCTCCTTTATTGGTGTCACTTTTCATGTGTTTCTTCTACTTCACGTATGCGTCGAATCTGGGTTGGACGGGCATCCAGGCAGAGTTTGGACATGTCAAAGTAAACACCCCGGTGACTGGGTTGAATCCCGGCGTTCGGCAGATCTTCTACTCGCGGTTCGTCGCGTGGTTTTTATCGTGGCCTCTGTTGCTGTTCCTCATCGAGCTGTCGTCAGTGTCGACCGCCGAGCAACATGGCGAAACGTTCTCTGTGTTTGACATGATCCACTCGCTGCTGGTCCAGATTTTTTCCGCTTACTTCTGGATCGTTGCTCTGCTTGTCGGAGCTCTTATCAGATCGACGTACAAGTGGGGATACTTCACCTTTGCTGCTGTCAGCATGTTGATCATGGAGGCCATGCTAATCAGAAGACAGTTTGTCACTTTGAAGACAAGAGCGTTCAATGCGGCAATGTTGGGATTCATATTAGTTGTTGTGTGGCTGTACTTCATCTGCTGGGGTCTCTCAGAGGGCGGCAACCGCATTCAGCCCGATTCTGAAGCGGTGTTCTACGGTATTCTGGACTTGATCGTGTTTGCCGTCTACCCCGCCTATTTGCTTTTCATTATCAAGGCTTTTGGCGACTGGCCAGCCTTCTCGTGGAAGGGCGGCTTTGCAAGGCGCGTAGATGAAGAACATGCGGAGAAACCCTCTGGTCAAACCTCGGTCAGACAGTCCGGCGAAACAGCTGTCCCACAAACGCATGTGAACCATccggctgctgctgctgccacTGGCCCAGCCCTCGCTCCGACAGCCGAGCATCCTAACGTCGCTGCTGGGCATGCAACAACAGCTCACCAAACCACTACGACAGCAGAGATTCCGGCGGCCATCCCCGTTACCAGAGAGACTGCTTGA
- the SFG1 gene encoding Sfg1p (ancestral locus Anc_8.791), whose amino-acid sequence MAKMGNDEPSDAVPFSTPIKRKQAPLPETPNKRGRSSLAETVNITPSKAPRLVQPVARSAEDALKRGRLIFQSGHTDSDESSATDSDCSPWSDAGSISPLSDISSVPSSSPELEKLSYLDAFATKSILEKETMELNRRICSSVVKTRWRSSFEPCHRYKSPKRPILRPRNNSLNLLVRSSRGSLEDATIYATEINASITAHANVKMPMINNAYERMTIPVNSAIKRKHKLLKKALLGDDYEINEADFDVPDAALIEGFEIKAIDGGEEMGNGVRQIQWADRLAV is encoded by the coding sequence ATGGCTAAGATGGGCAATGACGAGCCCTCTGATGCTGTGCCATTTTCGACGCCGATTAAAAGGAAACAGGCCCCTCTACCAGAAACCCCAAACAAAAGAGGTAGAAGCTCCCTAGCAGAAACTGTCAATATCACGCCCTCTAAGGCGCCACGTCTCGTTCAGCCGGTCGCAAGATCAGCTGAAGATGCGCTAAAACGAGGCCGTCTCATATTTCAATCAGGACACACGGACTCGGACGAGTCTAGCGCCACAGATAGTGATTGCTCGCCTTGGTCAGATGCAGGTTCCATCAGTCCATTGAGTGACATATCGTCGGTACCATCTTCCTCGCCAGAGCTTGAGAAATTAAGTTATTTAGATGCGTTTGCCACGAAGTCGATactggagaaagaaacaATGGAGCTTAACCGCAGGATTTGTTCATCAGTTGTCAAAACTAGGTGGAGGAGCAGCTTTGAGCCCTGCCATCGTTACAAAAGCCCCAAAAGGCCTATTCTGAGACCCAGAAATAACTCACTGAACTTGTTGGTTAGGTCCTCGCGAGGTTCGTTGGAAGATGCCACCATCTATGCTACGGAGATTAACGCTAGCATAACGGCTCACGCCAACGTGAAGATGCCAATGATCAACAACGCTTATGAGAGAATGACGATACCGGTGAATTCGGCTATCAAGAGGAAACATAAACTTCTCAAGAAGGCCCTTCTGGGTGATGACTACGAGATTAATGAAGCGGATTTTGATGTCCCCGACGCCGCACTGAtagaaggctttgaaatCAAGGCCATTGACGGTGGCGAGGAAATGGGAAACGGAGTTAGGCAGATCCAATGGGCAGATCGATTAGCGGTCTAG
- the SPS4 gene encoding Sps4p (ancestral locus Anc_8.790), with protein MSVFHRKHSNSPSKNQPVLLSLERPNNSQVDSLPEEVLGQVEDVAEKTIAKTKGERKIPNRTIEHVKSYPLVQQTRSLLYRLPVARVVIANTKPVVKQVLESKPLQLAFPVTNFFDNVANSSLNLTEKIVPAIKTKTYQNLKDDAMMPCNTTVEYSKKTTGKIVSLVEDNVCKPSHDQVIKFRKFYNEKIYDTKGKPLIRSTLNPITAPFNNLFENLTIKYFPEGEKVPTEGYSSELNRSVALAWNFVNRSYPVVQKKIVDVSMIPCNYVIYVNNVFNESLDSQPNLQPKHCWQATKIALTRVRKETMDSIKAKSPHRIFKKRQTVNKPNLVKPNRTPVEAFHERIREVENQLHENVTA; from the coding sequence ATGTCAGTTTTCCACAGAAAGCATTCAAATTCTCCCTCCAAGAATCAACCCGTTTTGCTTTCATTGGAACGTCCCAATAATAGTCAGGTTGATTCTTTACCCGAAGAAGTACTCGGCCAGGTAGAGGATGTTGCTGAAAAAACGATAGCCAAAACCAAAGGTGAAAGGAAAATTCCTAATAGAACCATTGAACATGTCAAGTCGTATCCTTTAGTGCAGCAGACTCGTTCGCTCCTCTACCGTCTACCAGTTGCAAGAGTGGTAATTGCCAACACAAAACCTGTAGTGAAGCAAGTCTTAGAGTCTAAACCACTACAGTTGGCCTTTCCTGTTACCAATTTTTTTGACAATGTTGCCAATTCCAGTTTGAATCTGACAGAAAAGATTGTGCCTGCGATCAAGACCAAGACTTACCAGAATTTGAAAGACGACGCTATGATGCCTTGCAATACAACGGTAGAATATAGTAAGAAGACGACAGGTAAAATCGTTTCCCTGGTGGAAGACAATGTTTGCAAGCCAAGCCACGATCAAGTTATCAAGTTCAGGAAATTTTACAATGAAAAAATATATGACACTAAGGGTAAGCCATTGATCAGAAGTACATTGAATCCCATAACAGCTCCTTTCAACAATCTTTTCGAAAACTTGACCATCAAATACTTTCCAGAAGGCGAGAAGGTTCCTACTGAAGGTTACTCGAGTGAGTTGAACAGAAGCGTAGCATTGGCTTGGAATTTTGTCAACAGATCATATCCTGTAGTGCAAAAGAAAATAGTTGATGTTAGCATGATTCCATGCAATTACGTTATCTACGTGAACAACGTTTTCAATGAGAGCCTTGACAGTCAACCCAATTTGCAACCAAAGCACTGTTGGCAGGCAACCAAGATAGCGCTTACGAGGGTCAGAAAGGAGACGATGGATTCGATCAAAGCGAAATCACCTCACAggattttcaagaagaggcaaACAGTCAACAAGCCCAATTTGGTCAAACCAAATCGTACGCCAGTTGAAGCATTTCACGAGAGGATAAGAGAAGTTGAGAATCAGCTTCATGAAAATGTTACTGCTTGA
- the RPL20B gene encoding 60S ribosomal protein eL20 (ancestral locus Anc_8.789): protein MRIFAPNEVVAKSRYWYFLQKLHKVKRASGEVVSVNEIHEAHPTKVKNFSVWVRYDSRSGTHNMYKEIRDVSRVAAVETLYQDMAARHRARFRSIHILKVAEIEKTADVKRQYVKQFLTKDLKFPLPHRVEKSAKTFAYKRPSTFY, encoded by the coding sequence ATGAGAATCTTTGCTCCAAACGAGGTGGTTGCCAAGTCTCGTTACTGGTACTTCTTGCAAAAATTGCACAAGGTCAAGAGAGCTTCCGGTGAAGTCGTCTCTGTCAACGAGATCCACGAAGCTCACCCAACCAAGGTCAAGAACTTCAGCGTCTGGGTTAGATACGACTCCAGATCTGGTACCCACAACATGTACAAGGAAATTAGAGACGTCAGCAGAGTCGCCGCTGTCGAAACCCTTTACCAAGACATGGCTGCCAGACACAGAGCTAGATTTAGATCTATCCACATCTTGAAGGTTGCCGAAATTGAGAAGACCGCCGACGTCAAGAGACAATACGTTAAGCAATTCTTGACCAAGGACTTGAAGTTCCCATTGCCACACAGAGTCGAAAAATCTGCCAAGACTTTCGCTTACAAGAGACCATCCACTTTCTACTAA